Below is a genomic region from Delftia tsuruhatensis.
CTGGCGCGCCAGATGGCCCACTTCGTCCAGGTGGCGCGCGGACAGGCCGCGCCCCTTGTCAGCGTGCACGACGGCTTGCGTAACCTGCAGATCACCGAAGCCATCGCCGAGGCGGCGCGCACGGGCGCCGTCGTGGATACCCCGTTGGAATGAACGAATCCCTGAATCGAGGACAACCATGAAAACCATCCTGATGCTGCACGGCATCAACCACAACATGTTCGGCCAGCGCGACCCCGCTCAATACGGCACGGTCACGCTGGCCGAGATCGACGCCTCGCTGCGCAGCCTTGGCAGCCAGCTGGCCTGCGAGGTGGACAGCTTCCAGACCAATTGCGAAGGCGCCATGTGCGAGCGCATCCACCAGGGCTTCAGGGACGGCGTCGATGGCGTGCTCATCAACGCCGGCGCCTGGACGCACTACAGCTACGGCATCCGCGACGCGCTGGCCATGCTCACCGTGCCCGTGGTGGAAATCCACATGAGCAACATCCATGCGCGCGAGAGATTCCGCCATCACTCGGTGTTCGCCGATATCGCCAGGGGCCAGATCTGCGGCTTTGGCGTGGACAGCTATCTGCTGGGATTGCGGGCGGTGCTGTCGTCCGCCGCATAAACGCATGGCACGCAACAGGCCATGCATCTGCTTTTGCACTCCCACGCTCGACGCGCTGTGTGCGGTGACCAGGCTCCATTGAAATGAGCTGCACCGAGTACGGTCGGCACCGCGCCGCCTCCTTCGCCCTGCTGCTGCCGTTGCTGCTGGCCGCGCAGTCGGTCGCCACCGACGGCTATCTGCCGGCCTTGCCCGAGATCGCCCGCGACCTGGGCTCGGCCAGCAGCAGCCTGGCCGTGTTCATGCTGGCCTTCGGCGTCGCCCAACTGGTGTGCGGGCCGCTGGCCGACCGCTTCGGGCGCCGGCCCGTGCTGCTGGCCGGTCTGGCCTGCTATACGGTGGCGGCCGCCGGCTGCGCGCTGGCGGGCAGCGCGGACGCACTGGTGGCCTGGCGCGCCGTGCAGGGCGCGGCCATGGCGGCCATCCTGGTGTGCGCACGGGCGGCGGTTCGCGACCTGTATCCGGTCCATGAAGGGCCGCACATCATGGCCCGAGGCCTGATGGGCCTGGGGCTGGTGGCCCTGGTGGCGCCGATTGCCGGTGCATGGGGAGTCCAGGCCACCGGCTGGCGCTGGGTGCTGGTGGCGATGGGCGTCTACTCGCTCGCGTTGCTGGCGCTGTGCTGGCGCACTTTCAGCGAGACGCGGCAAGTCCTGGGGGCTGCCTCGGTCCTGGCACCCGTATCCACTGGCGGTGTGCGCCAGGTGTTCGCCAACCCCGGCTTTCGCGCCTGGACGGCGCTGGCCGCGACGACCTACGGCGGCATCTTCTGCTTTTTGCTGCTGTCGCCGATGGTGTACGTCGACCTGTTTGGCCTGTCGCCCGTGCTCTACGGCTGGATTCCAGCGGGCGGCTCGCTGGTCTACATCCTCAGCATCACATGGTGCCGGCGTTTGCTGTCGCGGCGCGGGCCGGTGGGCACGGTGCAGTTGGGTGCTGCCTTCAGTCTGCTGGGGGCGTGCATCCAGGTCACCGGCTGCATGCTGGCGCCGGCCTCGCCCGTTCCATTGCTGATAGGGCACGCGGTGTATGCGCTGGGCCATGGCCTGCACCAGCCTTGCGGCCAGGCGGGCGCGGTGGGTGGCCTGCCGCCGCAGCTGGCCGGGCGGGCCGTGTCGTGTTCGGGCTTCGTGATCATGTGCGTGGCCTTCTGCGCCGGCCAGTTGGCGGCGCACTTTGTCGATCCGACGATGCGCCACGGCGCCTGGCCGATGGTGTTGCCCATGGCGCTGGCGGGCGTTGTGCTGGTCTTGATCGCCTTCGTCTGGCTGCCGTGGCTGTACCGGGTGCGGGCGGCGCCAAGGGTTCAGCCCCGGTCATGACACTGTTCAAGCATCCGCGCGATATTCCCCTCGATGCTTCATGAACCGGTGGTAGGACATGCGCAGGTGCAGCTGCATCACCTGGCGTGCCAGCTCCCCATCCCTGGCACGGATGGCGATCACCAGGTCGCAGTGGTGGTGCAGGCTTTGCACCAGCTCCTCGGGCGTGTAGATGTAGAACGACCGCTTGATGATCGGCATGTCGATCATCGTCGCCAGCATGGTCTTGAGGCGCGGAGAGCCTGATGCCTCGATCAGCGCGTGGTGGAAATCCCGGTTGGCGGACTGCACCTCGCCAATGCCGTCTTGGCCAGCGGCAATGCCGGCCTCCATGCGCTGGTTGCAGGCCTCCAGCGCATCGGCCAGCCCCTCGCCGCCGCGCGTGGCCGCGAGGAACGAGGCGTACGGCTCCAGCAGCAGGCGCAGCTGGAAGGTTTCCTCCACATCCCAGTCGCTCCACTCCGACACGCGGATACCCTGGCCCGCGCCATCGGTGGCCAGGCCATCTTCCACCAAGCGGTGCAGCGCATTGCGCACCGGTGTTCGGCTCAGTCCCAGGTCGCGGGCAATGGGCTCCTCCTTGAGCTGTTCGCCGGGTCGGTAGTGGCCGCCGATGAGCCGCTGCCGCAGAACCTCGTACGCCTTGTCTTTCACGTTTTGCACTGTGTTTGCACCGAATGGGTGGGGATGGTGCGCCGATTCTAGGTGACGACGGAAAGGGGTGTTGCGCTTCGCTGCATTCGGAAAAATACAAAACAAGTACAAATATTCGCAGTTCTACGGGAAATCTCTAGAAGGAAGTTGGAGGTGCGCCCCATAGACTGCGCTTAATGTTTTAAATTTGTACTTCTATGAAGATCGCAATACTGGGTGGAGGAATGGTCGGTGCCTGCTACATGCAGGCCTTTGTGGAGCAGGGGCACAGCCTGGTGGGCCTGTGCGACCTGCAGCCCAACGCTGCGGTGGCCGACGCAGTGCAGGCCGCTGGTGCGCAGGTGCATGCTGCGCCCGGCGAGTGGCTGGCCGGGGCCGACGTGGTGGTGAGCGCCGTGTTCGGCACCGTGGCGCGCAGCCTGTTCGAGGCCTGTCTGCCCCATCTGCGCGATGGCGTGGTGTATGTGGACATGACCACGGCCGACCCGCAGGAGATGCGCGAATGTGGCGAGCTGGCCCGGCGCGTCGCCCAGGGCCGGGCGGTGCACTTCGTGGACGTGGCCATCACCGGCGCGGTCAACCTGGGCGGCAGGAAGACGCCGCTGCTCGTGGCCGGTGGCAAGGCCGGTTTTGTACAGGAATTGTTCTTGCCTTTGGGTGGCTCCGTTCGCGTAGTAGGCGGACAGCCGGGCGATGCCGCCGCGCTCAAGCTCCTGCGCAGCATCTACACCAAGGGGACCGAGGCACTGGCCGTGGAGTGCCTGGTGACGGCCCAGCAGATGGGCCTGCGCGAGCAACTGCATGCCGTGCTGCAGGACATCGACGAGACACCGCTGCGCACGCTGATGGAGTCCATGGTGCGCACGCACATCCCGCACTCCGCGCGCCGCCGCAACGAGGTGGCCGAGGCCCGGCAGCAGATGGCCCTCAACGGCCTGGCGCCCATCGCCTTGCCCGCTGTCGAGGCGCTGTTCGCCGCCACGGCCCGGGCGCAAGCGGCCCGGCCGTTCACCGGCACCTCCATCGACGAGGCCATCGATTGGCTGGGCAGCCACGTGCTCGCCAGCCACGCCTGATGAACGCCCCCTGCGCCAACCGACACCATAAAAGGAGACATTCGCAATGACGACCCTGACCCGACGCAACCTGGCCCTCGGCGGCCTGCTGGCACTGACCTCCGCCATCGCCGCCATCGCCGCCATGGCCCCGGCCCATGCCCAGGGCTCCTATCCGCAGCGGCCCATCAGGTTCATCGTGCCCTTTCCGGCGGGTGGCGGCACCGACAACCTCACGCGCTTGGTCGGTACCAAGCTCACCGAGGCCCATGGGTGGCCCATCGTGGTGGAGAACAAGCCCGGTGCCGGTGGCAACCTGGCTCTGGACCAGGTGGCCAAGGCCCCCGCCGACGGCCTGACCCTGGTGATGGCGCAGACCGACAACGTGGTGCTCAACCCGCTGCTGTACTCCAAGCTCACCTACAACCCCGACAAGGACCTGCGCGCCGTGGCCCTGGTCGCAGCCGGCCCGGCCGTGCTCGTGGTGAATGCCGATTCGCCGTACAAGTCCCTGGACGACATCGTCCAGGCGGCGAAGAAAGAGCCCGGGCGCCTGAGCTTTGCCACGCCGGGGACCGGCACCATTTCGCACCTCGTCAGCGAGGCCTGGCAGAAAAGCTCGAATGTGAAGTTCACCCATGTGCCGTTTCGCGGCATGGCACAGGCCATGCCCGACCTGCTGGGCGGGCGCATCGACATGTACATGGGCTCCATCCCCACGCTGCTGTCGCACATCCAGTCGGGCAAGGTGCGCGCCGTTGGCGTGACCACCGCGAGCCGCTCCAAGCTGCTGCCCGACGTGCCGACCTACACCGAATCCGGCATCAAGGGCGTGGAGCTGGCCAGCGTGTGGGGCGTGATGGCCCCGGCAGGCACCTCCGACGCCATCGTCAGGCAGCTCAACGAAGCCATCAACAAGGTGGTGAACGCACCCGACACGGCCAGGAAGATCGCCGACTCCGGCGCCGAACTCATCACCGGCACCCCGCAGGACATGGCCAGGCTCTACGCCAGCGACCGCGCACGCCTGGCACCCATCGTCAAGAGCTCGGGCACCACGCTGGATTGAGCGGCACAGCTTTCATCCCATCCACTCTGAGCAAACACCATGATCGGTCTTCAAATTCTGAAGCGGCAACGCGCTGTCAGCCTGGATATTGCCAGGCACTATCTCGACGTGCCTGTTGCCAACGTCAGCGACTGCATGGCTCGCATGACGGCTGGCGGCGCGCGGTTGCGCCCCATGCACGGCGGCGGGCGCATGGCCGGCCCCGCGTTGACCATCAAGACGCGCCCGGGCGACAACCTCATGCTCCACAAGGCACTTCAACTGGCCAGCCCAGGCGACGTGATCGTGGTGGATGCGGGTGGCGACCTCACCAATGCACTCATCGGAGAAATCATGGTCGGAGACGCCATGCGTCGCCAGCTGGGCGGCATCGTGATCCATGGCGCGATCCGGGACGCCGCATGGATTCGTGCAGGCAGCTTCCCCGTATTCGCAGCGGGCGTCACGCACCGCGGGCCCTACAAGGACGGCCCTGGCGAAATCAATGTGCCCATCGCCATCGATGGCATGGTGATCGAGCCCGGTGACCTCATGATCGGCGATGACGATGGCTTGCTGTGCGTACCGTATGCGCAGGCGCAGGCCTTGCTGGATGCCGCACACGAAAAGCAGGCCGTCGAGGCCAGGATGGTGGCCGACATCGCTGCCGGTACCTACAGCGCGCCATGGATCGACGAGACGCTCAAGCGTCTGGGGTGTCCGATTGAGCCGTAGCGCTGGCGGCGCGGCAGCTCCCATCGCGCGTCTGCTTCAGGCTTCGGTCAGCGCCTTCAGATGGCTCTCGAAGCCGCCCGCGCCGCTGGCCGCGTTCACATGGTCGAAGTAGCCGTACCAGCCGCTGGCCTTGATGCCTGCCAGCAAGGCATCGCGGGCAGCGGTATCGGGAAAGCGCCAGATGCCCAGGAAGCGGTGGGGGCTGGCGTGGTCCAGGCGGCCGTCGGTCTCGGCCAGGGCCAGCACCTGTACGCCCATGGCAGCCAGCCCGCCCATGGCACTGGCAACCCCTTCCAGAAAATGCTGGCGCTGCGCGGCGGGCAGCGCCAGCCAGGCGGGGTTGGGGGAATAGAGCTCGACCAGATAGTGGGACATGGTGTTTCCTGGGGTTGATGCGCCGTGCGCTGGATTTGATGTTTGCATATTATATGGTGGCTAATTATATTTGTCGCCATGGCATGCAGCCTGCACCCCGGCGCTGCCTTCCATCAGGGGTTTGCGCATATCCATATGCGGCAGGCTTGTTTGCGATAGTCGGGCTGACCTTTAGGCTGGCGCGCTTTGACCACGCCATGTCCACCCCCGCCACAACATTCCATTCCGATTCCCGCTCCGGCGCATTTGCCATCTCACCCCAATCCACCACGGCCTTGTACCGCGTCACACCGGGCACGCTGGCGGCCGTGCTGGAGCAACTGCCTGCGGCCCAGGCCCGCTGGGCCCGCGCCGCAGGCTTTGATGCACGGCCGGGCCGTGTTCTCTTGTTGCCTGATCTGCAGCGCGAGGGCACGGCCCTCGCCGGCGTGCTGGTGGGGGTGGACCCGGACCAGCCGCTGTGGCAATTGGCGGGCCTGCCCGGCGCGCTGCCGTCCGGCATCTATGCGCTTGCCGACAGGGATGGAGAGGGCGAGCTGGCCCAGAGGTCGCACCTGCTGCTGGGCTGGGCACTGGGTGCGTTGCCATCGACCAGCCAGGCCAGGCAGCCGGGCGCGGCCCCCCGCCCATGCCCCCCGCAGTTGCTGGCCAGCGCCGATGAGCAGGCCGCCATCGCGCCCATGGCCGCAGCCATCGGCGAAGTGCGCCGCCTGGTCAACCTGCCGGCCAACCTGCTGGGGCCGCAGGAGCTGGCCCTGGCCGTGCAACGGCTGGCCGAGCGCCATGGCGCGCGCTACCGGCAATGGGTGGGCGATGCCTTGCCCGCCGAGGGCTTTGCGCTGGTCCATGCCGTGGGCCGCGCGGCGGCGCAGGCACCGCGCGTTGCCGAACTGACCTGGGGCGATGCCGCGCTGCCCCATGTGGTACTCATCGGCAAGGGCGTGTGCTTTGACAGTGGCGGGCTGGACCTCAAGCCGGCGGCCGGAATGCGCTGGATGAAGAAGGACATGGGCGGGGCGGCCCATGCCATCGCACTGGCGGACCTGGTGATGCAGGCGGGCCTGCGCGTGCACCTGAAGCTGCTGGTGCCTGCGGTCGAGAACGCCGTGGGCGCGGGTGCGCTTCGGCCCGGCGACATCATCGAGGCGGGTGACGGCCGGCGCGTGGAGATGGAGAACACCGATGCCGAAGGCCGTCTTCTCCTGGCCGATGCCCTGCACCACGCCATCCGGACCGCGCCCACGCCTGCTGCCTTGGTGGTCGACCTGGCCACGCTCACGGGCGCCGCGCGCACGGCGCTGGGGCCGGACCTGCCCGCACTGTTCAGCAACCATGACGGCTGGGCCGAAGCCCTGCTGGCCCAGGGCCGAGCGCAGGCCGATCCGTTGTGGCGCCTGCCCCTGTGGGCGCCGTACCGCCGCATGCTCAGGTCCGACCAGGCCGATCTGCTCAACGCCGCCAGCACACCGCACGGCGGTGCCATCACGGCCGCGCTGTTCCTGGAAAGCTTCGTGCCGCCCGAGGTGCCCTGGCTGCATCTGGACCTGTTCGCCTGGAACCAGGAGGAGCGGCCCGGGCGGCCCGAGGGAGGCGAGGCGCAGGGCCTGCGCGCGTTGTTCACGCTGCTGGCGCAGCGCTTTCCCGCGCGCTGAAGCGGTGGGCGGCGGAGCGCTGGCGCCTGCGTCGCCGGTGCATCTGCACCGGGCGCATTTGCATAGGCGCAATCGGGCTTTGCGGCCGGCCGGTGCCTCCACACAATCGCCCGTCTGGTGCAGTCGGCGCGGCGTCCGCCGCGGCCTTTTTCCGCTTCTTTGTCCGGCTGCCGGGACACTCCATGAACCAACGATCCATCCTGCCTCGCACTTTCTCTCTTCGAACCCTGGCGCTGGTGCCCGCCCTGGCTGCAGCCCTGCTGTGCGCACCGCCCGCCCAGGCCGAGACCCTGCGCTGGGCGCGTTCCACCGATGCTTCCACGCTGGACCCGCACGCGCTGAACAACGGCCCCAACCACAACCTGCTGCACCAGATCTACGAGCCGTTGATCATCCGCACGGCCGATGGCAAGCTGCAGCCCACCCTGGCCACCTCCTGGGCGCTGACTGCCGACCCCTCGGTCTGGGAGTTCAAGCTGCGCAAGGGCGTGAAATTCCATGACGGGAGCCTGTTCACGGCCGACGACGTGCTGTTCTCGCTGCGCCGTGCGCGCTCGCCCACATCGGACATGCGCTCGCTTCTGACCTCGATCACCGACGTGACCAAAGTCGATGCCTTCACCGTGCACATCAAGACCAACGGGCCCAACCCGCTGCTGCCCGCCAGCCTCATCAACATCCAGATCCTGAGCGCCGCCTGGGCCAAGGCCCATGGTGCCGAGCAGCCACAGAATGCGCTGGCCAAGGAAGAGAACTTCGCCACGCGCAACGCCAACGGCACGGGTCCCTACGTCATCGCCTCGCGCGAACAGGACACGCGCACCGTGCTGCGGCAGTTCCCCGGCTACTGGGGCCGGGGCCAGTTTCCGCTGGAGATCGACGAGCTGGTCTACCTGCCCATCAAGTCCCAGTCCACGCGCGTGGCGGCCCTGCTGTCGGGCGAGGTGGACTTCGTGCAGGATCTGCCCATCCAGGACATCGCGCGGCTGAGTGCCGATCCGCGCTTTCGCATCAACCAGGCGGCCGAGAACCGCACCATCTTCCTGGGCCTGAACGTGGGGGCAGCGCCGCTGGCCAACTCCGATGTAAAGGACAGGAACCCGCTGGCGGACCTGCGCGTGCGCCAGGCCTTCCAGCTGGCCATCGACCGCAACGCCATCCAGCGCGCCGTGATGCGGGGCCTGTCCGTGCCCACCAACATCATTGCGCCGCCCTTCGTGCACGGCTACGAGAAATCCTTCGGCGCCGTGGGCCGCACGGACCCGGCCCAGGCCAGGAAGCTGCTGGCCGAGGCCGGCTACCCCAACGGCTTCGCCCTGACCCTGCACTGCACCAACGACCGCTACCTGAACGACGAGGCCATCTGCCAGGCCGTGGCGGGGTTCCTGGGCCGCATCGGCGTGAAGACCACCGTCTCCTCGCGGCCGCTGGCCATCCAGACGGCGGCGATCAACAACCAGGAGACCGATTTCTATCTCTATGGCTGGGGCGTTCCCACCTATGACTCGGCCTATGTCTTCGACTATCTGGTGCACACGCGCGGCAAGAACGGCCGGGGCAACACCAATGCCACGCGCTACAGCAATGCCGAGCTGGACAGCAAGATCGTCTCCCTGGCCTCCGAGGGCGACACGCGCAGGCGCGATGCCACCATCCACTCCATCTGGTCCACGGTGCAAAAGGAGTTGATCTACCTGCCCCTGCACGACCAGATCCAGACCTATGCCATGGTGCGCAAGTTCGACATCCCGGTGAATCCGTCGAACACGCCGTACTTCAAGCTGTTCAAGCAGCCGGGCACGCGCCAGGCGACGGTGGCCGGCGCGCAGTGAGGTCGGGATCGCGCCCTTCAGGCCGTGGCCCGCGCGGGAAGCGGCCGGTCGACCTCCACCGTCACATGCACCAGTTCCCCGTGCATGCCCGGCAGGCGGCGCACGGTGTCGGGCTGCACGTCGGCGGCTGCATCCCGGGCCACGATGCAGGCGCAGTGCGCCTTGCCCACGCGCCAGCACCTGGCCGATGGCGAGGCCTCCGGCGCCGACAGGCAGGACGATGCGGACCTGGTGCTGTCCATGATGCGTTCGTACATGAGGTGACCTGCGCCCGGTCCCGCGCGCATTGATGCATGACATCGCACAATCGCCGCGCAAGCCTCAGCAATCCACACGCCCATCGCTCCTACGCTCGCACCCTTGTCAATGCAGGAGTGCGAACGGATATGGACTGGATGGTATGGGGGCTGCTGGCCGGCCTGGTGCTGGGGACTTATGACTTTCTGACCAAGCTGGCGCTGGCGGAGAAATCCGTGGTCGAGGTGGTGTTCTGGTGCTGTGCCATCGGGGCACTGCTGTGGCTGCCGCTGCTGTGCCTGCCGGCCCGCATGGCCCCCGCGCTGCGCGATCTGGGACTGGCGCCCGGCGTGCTGGACGGCCGCCAGCAGATGCTGCTGCTGCCCAAGTCGCTGATGATGGTGGCCACCTGGGTGCTTTCGTACTACGCGGTGAAGGCCTTGCCGCTGTCCATCTCGGCCGGAGTGCGTGCCAGCGGACCGCTATGGACGGCGCTGGGCGCGGTGCTGCTGCTGTCCGAGCAACTGGGCTGGTGGCAGTGGCTGGGGCTGGCCGTCTCCATGGCGGCGTACTACCTGTTTTCGCTGATCGGGCGCAGGGAGGGCATACGCTTCGGCAGCAACCTCTGGGTGCTGTGCATGCTGGCGGCCACGTTGCTGTCGTCGGCCAATGCCCTGTATGACAAGCACATCCTGGCCACGCTGCGCATGGACCTGGCAGCCGTCCAGGCCTGGTCGGCGCTGCAGCGCGCGGCACTGGCCCTGCTGCTCCTGCCCTGGGTCTGGCGCACGCTGGAGCTGCGCAGCCTGCTGGGCCGCAACTGGCCGGTGCCCGCCATCGCCTTCGCCTATGTGCTGGCCGAATACCTCTATCTGGCCGCCGTGCAGATGGATGGCGCCCAGATCGCCGTGATCTCGGTGCTCAGGCGCGCCAACCTGATCATGGTGTTCGCGCTGTCGGCGCTGTTCTTCGCGGAGCAGCACATCCGCGCGAAGATGGTCGCCATCGGCGGCGTGCTGCTGGGCATCGCGCTGACCATGGCGCGGTAGGCGCGGCCTTGCCTGCGCCTGTTGCGACACCGCTCACGGTGGCTGCGCCGCCAACGCGCGTATCCAGTCCATGACCATGGGGCCATGGCGCGAGAGCATGGCGCGCTCGGAGGCCAGCAGGAAATAGCGCTGCTCGCAGGGGATGGCGATGTCCGAGACGCGCACCAGACTGCCCTCGGCCAGCAGGCGCTGGACCAGGGAGCGGCGCCCCAGCGCGATGCCCTGCAGGTTCAGGGCCGCGTCCAGCATGAGGCCGGTGTCCGTGTAGCTCAGCTGGCGCCGCGTCGCCGGGATGCGCAGGCCTGCCGCCTGCAGCCAGGGATCCCAGGGCTGGCGGCTGTGCGACAGCAGGCTGGCGCGTCCGAACAGGGCGGCCAGCCCCAGGCCGTCGAACGGCTCCAGATAGCGTGGTGCGGCCACGGCGAACCACTCATCGTCCAGCAGGTGCTCGCAATGGAAGGCCTGGGGCGCTTGGTGCGCGAAGCGGATGGCGATGTCGGCCTCGCCCTGTTCGAGCTGGACGTTGCGCGTGGTCGGATCGATGGCGACGGACACGGCCGGGTGGCTGTGGTGAAAGGCCGTGAGCGCCGGCACCAGGCGCAGGCGCGCGAACGAGGGCAGGGCGCTGATGCGCACCACGTCGCGCTCATGCGTGAATCGGCCGAAGGCCGCCTCCAGGGCCTCCAGCGGGGCGCGGATCTGCTGGTGCAGCCAGGTGCCTTGCGGGCTCAGCGCCACCGCGCGCGTGCTGCGGTGGAACAAGGTGGCGCCCACGAGCCTTTCCAGCTCGCGGATGCGGTGGCTGACCGCGCTGTGCGACAGGTGCAGGTCTTCGGCCGCCTGGTTGAAGCTCTGGTGGCGGGCCACGGCGTCGAAGGCGGCAAGCAGGTGGACGGGTGGAATGTTGCGCATGGATCGCCGGCATCGTACTGGAGGCGGGCGCCCGGTGCGGGCCTGCTTCGGAATTTGCAAACGGTGACCCATGAAAACCGTCCATCTCGGGCCGGACGGCCGTTTCGCAGCGGACAATCACCGGGCCGCGAATGCCGCAGGATTTCGATCGTCCTGCGGCATGCGCCGGCCAGCCAAGGACCATTGCGCATGACAGAAGACAACCGCCGAGACTCCCCCGCCGCCGAAGCCCATGCCAGCCCGGTGCCCGGACCTTCGATTTCGCTGCGCATCGGCACCGTGGCCAGGCTCAATCTCGCCGACTTCCAGAATGCCGTGCCCGCGCTGCTGGAGCTGGTGGTCGTCAACGACGGCGCCGAGCCGCTGCAGGGCCTGAGCCTGCAGCTGGACTGCGAGCCGGCTTTCATCCAGCCGCGCACCTGGCACCTGGAGTCGGTGGCGGCGCACGGCAGCTATGCGCTCACCGATCTGGACGTGGTGCTCAATGGCGCCTTGCTCTCGCGCCTGACCGAGGCGGAGTCCGCCGTGCTGCGGCTGGAGCTGCGCGCAAGCTGCCGCAGCGGCACGGGCCAGGCCGGTCCGGTGCTGGCCCGGCATGAACACCCGGTGGAACTGCTGGCGCGCAACCAGTGGGGCGGCCTGGGCCATCTGCCCGAGATGGTGGCGGCCTTCGTGCAGCCCAACGACCCGGCCGTGGATCGCCTCCTCAAGGCCGCCGCGCAGGCGCTGCAGGCCAGCGGCCGGCCCGGTGCCATCGATGGCTACGAGCAAGGGCCCGAGCGGGCGTGGGAGCTGGCCTCCGGCCTCTGGACCGCCGTGCTCCAGCAGAAACTGCATTACGCGCTGCCACCGGCCAGCTTCGAGCATGCGGGCCAGAAGATCCGGAGCACGGGCCAGGTGCTGGATGCGGGCCTGGCGACCTGCCTGGACCTGGCGCTGCTGTTCGCCTCCTGCCTGGAGCAGGCGCATCTCCATCCCCTGCTGCTCTTCACGCGCGGCCATGCCTTCGTAGGCCTGTGGCTGGGCCCGCAGGAGTTTTCCACGGCCGTGGTTGATGACGTCACCGCCGTGCGCAAGCGCCTCAGGCTGCGGGAGCTGGTGGTCTTCGAGGCCACGCTGGCCGCCCAGGGCCAGGCCGTGGCCTTCAGCCAGGCCATTGCCCAGGGAGCCCGCCAGCTGTCCGAGGAGCAGGAGGACCGGTTCGAGCTGCTGGTGGACGTGCGGCGCGCGCGCATGCAGCGCATCCGGCCGCTGGCTCTGGCGCAGCCGCAGGAGGACGGGGCCGCGTCGGCCGAGGGCGAGAGCGATGGCGCAGGCGAGCCCGCGCTCACGGTGGAACCGCCTCCGCAACTGCCGCCGCGGGGCCTGGCCCGGGAGGTGCCCACGGCCGAACTCGATCCCAGGGACAGGCTGGCGCGCTGGCAGCGCCGG
It encodes:
- a CDS encoding DMT family transporter, giving the protein MDWMVWGLLAGLVLGTYDFLTKLALAEKSVVEVVFWCCAIGALLWLPLLCLPARMAPALRDLGLAPGVLDGRQQMLLLPKSLMMVATWVLSYYAVKALPLSISAGVRASGPLWTALGAVLLLSEQLGWWQWLGLAVSMAAYYLFSLIGRREGIRFGSNLWVLCMLAATLLSSANALYDKHILATLRMDLAAVQAWSALQRAALALLLLPWVWRTLELRSLLGRNWPVPAIAFAYVLAEYLYLAAVQMDGAQIAVISVLRRANLIMVFALSALFFAEQHIRAKMVAIGGVLLGIALTMAR
- a CDS encoding LysR substrate-binding domain-containing protein; translation: MRNIPPVHLLAAFDAVARHQSFNQAAEDLHLSHSAVSHRIRELERLVGATLFHRSTRAVALSPQGTWLHQQIRAPLEALEAAFGRFTHERDVVRISALPSFARLRLVPALTAFHHSHPAVSVAIDPTTRNVQLEQGEADIAIRFAHQAPQAFHCEHLLDDEWFAVAAPRYLEPFDGLGLAALFGRASLLSHSRQPWDPWLQAAGLRIPATRRQLSYTDTGLMLDAALNLQGIALGRRSLVQRLLAEGSLVRVSDIAIPCEQRYFLLASERAMLSRHGPMVMDWIRALAAQPP
- a CDS encoding ABC transporter substrate-binding protein, with amino-acid sequence MNQRSILPRTFSLRTLALVPALAAALLCAPPAQAETLRWARSTDASTLDPHALNNGPNHNLLHQIYEPLIIRTADGKLQPTLATSWALTADPSVWEFKLRKGVKFHDGSLFTADDVLFSLRRARSPTSDMRSLLTSITDVTKVDAFTVHIKTNGPNPLLPASLINIQILSAAWAKAHGAEQPQNALAKEENFATRNANGTGPYVIASREQDTRTVLRQFPGYWGRGQFPLEIDELVYLPIKSQSTRVAALLSGEVDFVQDLPIQDIARLSADPRFRINQAAENRTIFLGLNVGAAPLANSDVKDRNPLADLRVRQAFQLAIDRNAIQRAVMRGLSVPTNIIAPPFVHGYEKSFGAVGRTDPAQARKLLAEAGYPNGFALTLHCTNDRYLNDEAICQAVAGFLGRIGVKTTVSSRPLAIQTAAINNQETDFYLYGWGVPTYDSAYVFDYLVHTRGKNGRGNTNATRYSNAELDSKIVSLASEGDTRRRDATIHSIWSTVQKELIYLPLHDQIQTYAMVRKFDIPVNPSNTPYFKLFKQPGTRQATVAGAQ